One genomic region from Oscillospiraceae bacterium encodes:
- a CDS encoding family 10 glycosylhydrolase — protein sequence MRRNAKILMGLITALAVLVLGAGGVYFFAYAPESVPERADLHPSGSAAPPEPPERSEASGRPEGESPSGSVQPAAETPGEPGLPAAGGQSETTPPVGSAPPPPSPASSETAPFRAVWVASVLNLDYPSRAGLAVDALKQEALRILDGAVDVGFNAVILQVRPTGDALYRSEVFPWSANLTGTQGQAPTGDFDPLAFWVEEAHRRGLALHAWVNPFRVTAGGAGGHDLTSLSADNPARRHPDWVVAYRDGKLYYNPGLPDVRRLIVSGVAELVRRYEIDGVHYDDYFYPGADFPDDAAYAAHGAGFAQKDDWRRDNINRLIQDTQRTVKDLRPNCRFGVSPFGIWANRASQQDGSDTRGQESYSAHFADTRRWVKSGWLDYICPQLYWHIGYDVADYQILLDWWRDVVRNTGVDLYVGHADYRTGTGESPSDPWYGADEIVRQLTMNAATPEVAGDVHFRYGFFAEKGALYRAVKGVYRGAGQESVAPSATVSAGPGAPFVMPTADFKTLALGRPSKNVSTSDDSYYVLGVSDPAQALSVNGQTVAGCGPGGAFGVLLPLEKGANKFTFKQGSRSVSVTITRTSPSSSSSPERMDKAEIAAGSGAPSDGEEYGRPGETIKLRCKAPIGASVTVTLGGKSFPMEPAVKKQPAGGGYYATTYAYDYTLPDTDVTGQVVTVGAPVYQMMLDGRTSTQTARVVKCLPEGAPYCAQVVSETAYVYAKASTSGGPQGELSQGQRDNITAVTGGGAWVRLAMGGWVSGDDVTRTEERQALVNRLTGAVYARGQGWDTLALSGSVCSATQVEYDGQTLTFTVYGAETPPSVSLPADTPFGSFTAARNGANAVYKGALRAGERLDGYYVTAAKDGTLILHIKRHPRAGGGAKPLAGLVVLIDPGHGGGESGALGPFGDRLPEKTINLYTASKVRWELEQLGATVVMTRTEDTTVSLAARVAQSRALRPDLFLSIHGNSLDSNVDASEISGLSTWYRNRVGRDAAETLYEFVPAALGRGGRGSHQSNLYVARPAWTPSFIVETGFLCNPAEAEWMADDKAQSRLAHALAEGVLAYFQV from the coding sequence ATGCGGAGAAATGCGAAGATTTTGATGGGCCTGATTACGGCGCTGGCCGTGCTGGTGTTGGGGGCGGGCGGAGTCTACTTCTTTGCTTACGCGCCGGAAAGCGTGCCTGAAAGAGCGGATTTACATCCGTCGGGCAGCGCCGCGCCGCCAGAGCCGCCGGAGCGGTCTGAGGCATCCGGACGGCCGGAGGGCGAGAGCCCGTCCGGTTCGGTCCAGCCCGCCGCCGAGACGCCGGGCGAACCCGGTCTGCCCGCCGCTGGCGGGCAGAGCGAAACGACTCCGCCGGTGGGGTCGGCCCCACCGCCGCCGTCGCCGGCGTCGTCTGAGACGGCCCCGTTTCGCGCGGTCTGGGTGGCGTCGGTACTGAACTTGGACTACCCGTCTCGGGCCGGCCTTGCGGTGGACGCGCTGAAACAGGAGGCGCTCCGCATTTTGGACGGTGCCGTGGACGTCGGTTTCAATGCCGTGATTTTGCAGGTGCGCCCGACCGGCGACGCGTTGTACCGCTCGGAGGTCTTCCCATGGTCGGCCAATTTGACCGGGACACAGGGGCAGGCGCCGACCGGGGACTTTGACCCGCTCGCCTTCTGGGTGGAGGAGGCTCACAGGCGCGGCCTGGCCCTGCACGCGTGGGTTAACCCCTTCCGCGTCACGGCGGGCGGCGCGGGCGGGCACGACCTGACGTCGCTCTCCGCGGACAACCCGGCCCGCCGTCATCCGGACTGGGTGGTGGCCTACCGGGACGGCAAACTGTATTACAACCCGGGCCTGCCCGATGTACGCCGGCTGATCGTGAGCGGGGTGGCGGAGCTCGTCCGCCGCTACGAGATCGACGGCGTCCACTACGATGACTATTTTTATCCGGGCGCGGACTTTCCGGACGACGCCGCCTACGCCGCCCACGGCGCGGGCTTTGCCCAAAAGGACGACTGGCGGCGCGACAACATAAATCGGCTGATCCAAGACACGCAGCGGACGGTCAAGGACCTGCGGCCGAACTGCCGGTTCGGTGTCAGCCCGTTCGGCATCTGGGCCAACCGCGCCTCCCAGCAGGACGGCAGCGATACGCGGGGGCAGGAGTCCTATTCGGCCCACTTTGCCGATACGCGGCGGTGGGTGAAGTCCGGTTGGCTTGATTACATCTGTCCGCAGCTCTATTGGCACATAGGATACGACGTGGCCGACTACCAGATCTTGCTTGACTGGTGGCGGGATGTGGTGCGGAACACCGGCGTCGACCTGTACGTCGGCCACGCCGATTACCGCACCGGCACGGGGGAAAGTCCCTCGGATCCGTGGTACGGCGCGGATGAGATTGTTAGACAGCTCACGATGAACGCCGCCACGCCCGAAGTGGCGGGCGACGTGCACTTTCGTTACGGTTTTTTTGCCGAAAAAGGCGCGCTCTACCGGGCGGTGAAGGGCGTCTACCGAGGCGCAGGGCAAGAGAGTGTCGCGCCGTCCGCCACCGTTTCGGCTGGGCCCGGCGCCCCTTTCGTCATGCCGACGGCGGATTTTAAGACGCTGGCGCTGGGTCGTCCCTCGAAAAACGTCTCTACCTCCGACGATAGTTACTACGTCTTAGGCGTCTCCGACCCCGCGCAGGCACTGTCCGTCAACGGCCAAACGGTGGCCGGGTGCGGCCCGGGCGGAGCTTTTGGTGTTCTGCTCCCGCTTGAGAAGGGGGCCAACAAGTTCACGTTTAAACAGGGGAGCCGGAGCGTCTCTGTCACGATCACGCGGACGTCTCCGTCCTCTTCCTCTTCGCCGGAGCGGATGGACAAGGCCGAGATCGCGGCCGGATCCGGCGCCCCGTCCGACGGAGAGGAGTACGGCAGGCCGGGCGAGACGATAAAACTCCGCTGCAAGGCTCCCATCGGCGCGAGCGTCACGGTGACGCTGGGCGGCAAGAGCTTCCCGATGGAGCCGGCGGTGAAAAAGCAGCCGGCGGGCGGCGGGTACTACGCCACTACCTATGCATACGACTACACATTGCCGGACACCGATGTCACGGGGCAGGTCGTCACGGTGGGTGCGCCCGTCTATCAGATGATGCTCGACGGGCGGACGAGTACCCAGACGGCGCGCGTCGTCAAGTGTTTGCCCGAGGGCGCGCCCTATTGCGCGCAGGTTGTGTCGGAAACCGCCTATGTTTATGCCAAAGCCTCCACCTCCGGCGGACCGCAGGGAGAACTCAGTCAAGGTCAGCGGGACAATATCACCGCCGTCACGGGCGGCGGCGCTTGGGTGCGGCTGGCCATGGGCGGCTGGGTCTCGGGCGACGACGTCACCCGCACCGAGGAGCGGCAGGCGCTGGTGAATCGGTTGACCGGCGCCGTCTACGCGCGGGGCCAGGGGTGGGACACCCTCGCGTTGAGCGGCAGCGTCTGCAGCGCTACCCAGGTTGAATACGACGGCCAGACGCTCACATTCACCGTGTACGGCGCCGAGACGCCGCCGTCGGTGAGTCTCCCGGCGGACACGCCGTTTGGCTCGTTCACGGCGGCGCGCAACGGCGCCAATGCGGTGTACAAAGGTGCGCTCCGGGCGGGTGAACGACTGGACGGCTACTATGTGACAGCCGCGAAAGACGGTACGCTGATCCTCCACATCAAGCGTCACCCGCGCGCCGGCGGCGGGGCGAAGCCGCTGGCCGGTCTTGTCGTCCTGATCGATCCGGGCCACGGCGGCGGAGAGAGCGGTGCGCTGGGCCCCTTCGGGGATCGCCTTCCGGAGAAGACAATCAATTTGTATACGGCCTCGAAGGTGCGCTGGGAGCTCGAACAGCTGGGCGCCACCGTCGTTATGACGCGCACGGAGGATACGACGGTGTCCTTGGCCGCGCGCGTCGCCCAGAGCCGCGCGCTCCGGCCCGATCTGTTCCTGTCTATCCACGGCAACAGCCTCGACAGCAACGTGGACGCGTCGGAGATATCCGGACTCTCCACCTGGTACCGCAACCGAGTGGGGCGGGACGCGGCCGAGACGCTCTACGAGTTCGTGCCGGCCGCCCTGGGGCGCGGCGGCCGGGGCAGTCACCAGTCCAATCTCTACGTGGCGCGCCCCGCCTGGACGCCCTCGTTCATCGTGGAAACAGGTTTCCTCTGTAACCCCGCCGAGGCCGAGTGGATGGCCGATGACAAGGCGCAAAGCCGTCTGGCCCATGCCCTCGCCGAAGGAGTACTGGCCTATTTTCAAGTGTAA
- a CDS encoding recombinase family protein: MEHQKIFGYARVSSREQNSARQFEALRNAGVIPGQVYSDQASGKDFERTEYQALKARLCAGDILVVKSIDRLGRNYHEIIEEWKALTKDLGVHIRVLDLPLLDTTKSGKDLTGTFIADIVLQILSYVAEQERVNIRQRQAEGIALARAQGKHLGRPYIPKPPNFDKVYEHWRAGHIPAAKALKQTGLKRSTFDRFVREKKAEAAARTTSIVPAAAPPAAPTCQNSL; encoded by the coding sequence ATGGAACATCAGAAAATTTTCGGTTACGCACGCGTTTCCAGCCGGGAACAAAACAGCGCCCGGCAGTTTGAGGCACTGAGGAACGCCGGCGTTATCCCCGGCCAGGTCTACTCGGACCAGGCCAGCGGCAAGGACTTTGAACGTACGGAGTACCAGGCGCTCAAGGCACGGCTCTGCGCGGGCGACATCCTTGTCGTTAAGAGCATCGACCGGCTTGGGCGCAACTACCACGAGATCATTGAGGAATGGAAGGCGCTCACAAAGGACTTGGGAGTGCACATTCGGGTGCTGGATCTGCCCTTGCTGGACACCACCAAGAGCGGCAAGGACCTGACCGGGACTTTCATCGCGGACATTGTGCTGCAGATTCTCTCCTATGTGGCGGAACAGGAGCGCGTCAACATTCGCCAGCGGCAGGCGGAGGGCATCGCGCTGGCCCGGGCGCAGGGCAAACACCTGGGCCGCCCTTACATCCCCAAACCCCCCAACTTCGACAAGGTCTACGAACACTGGCGGGCGGGGCATATCCCCGCGGCCAAGGCGCTCAAACAAACCGGGCTGAAGCGGAGTACCTTCGACCGCTTTGTCCGAGAGAAAAAAGCGGAAGCCGCCGCCCGGACCACATCCATAGTACCCGCCGCCGCACCGCCCGCGGCCCCTACGTGTCAAAACAGCCTGTGA
- a CDS encoding ABC transporter ATP-binding protein: MELKAADVSKSYRNKNALRLFSSCFVPGLYGLLGPNGAGKSTLMNILVGLRRPTEGQVTFDGEEICALGTKYRMLLGYLPQDVGFYQEFSGKKMLQYMAALKGIEDKRETASVADALLEKVNLSADGHRKIGHYSGGMKQRLGIAQALIGDPQILLFDEPTAGLDPKERIRFMNILSEFASTKIVLLATHIVSDVEQIAGQILFLKEGQLISQGSIPQCLSLLEGKIWEFVCTHAEYDALSACFSVSKVVSENNRLRVRLVADAPPCEDAQNVAPTLADVYIHFFGEAE, encoded by the coding sequence ATGGAATTGAAAGCAGCCGATGTTTCGAAATCGTATCGAAACAAAAATGCGCTTCGGTTATTTTCTTCGTGCTTTGTGCCGGGGCTCTATGGCCTCTTGGGGCCAAACGGCGCGGGGAAAAGCACGCTTATGAACATCTTGGTTGGCTTGCGCCGGCCGACGGAAGGGCAGGTCACTTTCGACGGCGAAGAAATCTGTGCGCTGGGGACAAAGTACAGAATGCTTCTCGGCTACCTGCCCCAAGATGTGGGCTTTTATCAGGAATTCTCAGGGAAAAAGATGCTCCAATACATGGCGGCGCTCAAAGGTATCGAAGACAAAAGAGAAACAGCCTCCGTCGCGGATGCGCTGCTGGAAAAGGTGAACTTGTCCGCCGACGGCCATCGAAAGATTGGGCACTACTCGGGGGGTATGAAACAGCGCCTTGGGATTGCGCAGGCCCTGATCGGCGACCCCCAAATTCTGCTCTTCGACGAACCGACAGCCGGATTGGATCCCAAGGAACGGATACGCTTTATGAATATACTCTCGGAATTTGCCAGCACAAAAATCGTTCTTTTGGCCACGCACATTGTGTCCGACGTCGAGCAAATTGCGGGACAAATTCTATTTCTCAAAGAAGGACAGTTGATCTCACAGGGCTCGATACCGCAGTGTTTATCCTTGCTAGAAGGGAAAATATGGGAATTTGTTTGTACCCACGCGGAATATGACGCGCTGTCCGCGTGTTTTTCCGTCTCCAAAGTGGTGAGCGAAAACAACCGGCTGCGCGTTCGTCTGGTGGCGGACGCTCCCCCCTGCGAGGACGCGCAAAACGTGGCGCCGACGCTTGCGGATGTATACATTCACTTTTTCGGGGAGGCGGAATGA
- a CDS encoding DUF234 domain-containing protein → MRKTLILRLKLWREFVPTFKTTTESCALAARDSGAERKKHICGALFDVEIAEELPAYMGLVFEEICKQYLLEQAKKNALPFLPGKIGRWWGSNPYKKRQEEIDIVTYRKDSALLCECKWTNTPMDIDVLTALTEKAGLFPYKKMWLWLFAKTGFTDRLTHEAKKRGNVRLVRFEDMF, encoded by the coding sequence ATGCGGAAGACGCTGATTTTGCGTCTGAAACTATGGCGGGAATTTGTTCCTACATTCAAGACAACTACGGAGTCCTGTGCCCTGGCGGCACGAGACAGTGGCGCGGAGCGTAAGAAACACATTTGCGGCGCCCTGTTCGATGTCGAGATTGCGGAGGAACTCCCCGCGTATATGGGGCTTGTCTTCGAGGAAATCTGCAAGCAATATCTGCTGGAGCAGGCCAAAAAGAACGCGCTCCCATTCCTGCCTGGGAAAATCGGCAGATGGTGGGGCAGCAATCCTTATAAAAAGCGACAAGAGGAAATTGATATTGTAACCTATCGAAAAGACAGCGCCCTGTTGTGCGAGTGCAAATGGACAAACACCCCTATGGACATAGACGTACTGACCGCTCTCACAGAAAAAGCAGGCCTATTCCCCTACAAAAAGATGTGGCTCTGGCTGTTTGCCAAAACAGGTTTTACAGACAGACTCACCCATGAAGCGAAGAAACGGGGCAATGTCCGGCTTGTGCGGTTTGAGGACATGTTTTGA
- a CDS encoding putative DNA binding domain-containing protein, whose translation MINKLQQLLRDGEGLTVEFKRCKSTLPKSVYETVCSFSNRYGGYILLGVDDDGTVSGVAPEAVQGIKKDFVTSLNNPQKISPTLLLNLEEAAIDDKPVLYVYIPQSSQVVLCANHVFDRTEDADVDITKSTDLTANLYRRKSTQYTEQEIIKYVTERELRLDLMPKVRQIAVNLNPDHRWKNMSNMEIFCSAGLYAHDWRTDTEGFNLAAILLFGRDDVIRSCLPGYTTDAIMRCENIDRFDDRLTVETNLIESYDLLIDFMMKHTLDRFFLIDNQRVSVNSWIAREIVSNSLVHREYTSAFPAKIVIERSRIYAENWNKAQWQGRIDPDNFTPYPKNPLLARFFVNIGRADKLGSGVRNLYKYTKIYSGGEPELIEGDVFRTIVPLRSLHK comes from the coding sequence ATGATAAACAAGCTTCAACAGCTTCTGCGTGACGGTGAAGGACTGACAGTCGAGTTCAAACGCTGTAAGAGCACGCTTCCCAAGAGCGTGTACGAGACGGTTTGCTCGTTCTCCAACCGTTACGGCGGCTATATCCTGCTTGGAGTTGACGATGACGGCACGGTCAGCGGCGTTGCACCGGAGGCCGTTCAGGGTATTAAGAAAGACTTCGTGACATCGCTGAACAACCCTCAGAAGATTTCGCCCACCTTGTTGCTCAATCTTGAGGAAGCTGCCATTGACGATAAACCGGTGCTGTATGTCTATATCCCGCAGAGTTCACAGGTGGTGCTATGCGCCAACCATGTATTTGATCGCACAGAGGATGCTGATGTTGACATAACAAAATCAACTGACCTGACCGCGAACCTGTATCGGCGCAAGTCTACGCAGTATACTGAACAGGAGATTATCAAATATGTGACGGAGAGAGAATTGCGGCTCGACCTGATGCCAAAAGTGCGGCAGATCGCTGTAAATCTCAACCCTGATCACAGGTGGAAAAATATGTCAAATATGGAGATTTTTTGCAGCGCAGGGTTATATGCCCACGACTGGCGCACCGATACAGAAGGCTTTAATCTCGCGGCTATTCTGCTGTTTGGGCGCGACGATGTGATTCGTTCGTGCTTGCCGGGCTATACTACCGATGCAATTATGCGCTGTGAGAACATAGACCGTTTTGACGACAGACTCACAGTCGAGACGAACCTCATTGAAAGCTATGACCTCCTGATTGACTTTATGATGAAGCATACACTCGACAGATTTTTCCTTATTGACAATCAGCGTGTGAGTGTAAATTCATGGATAGCGCGTGAGATCGTCAGCAACTCTCTCGTTCACCGAGAGTATACAAGCGCATTTCCGGCCAAAATTGTCATCGAGCGCAGCCGCATATATGCGGAGAACTGGAACAAGGCGCAATGGCAAGGGCGCATTGATCCAGACAACTTTACGCCGTACCCGAAGAACCCACTGTTGGCGCGATTCTTTGTCAACATCGGACGCGCCGACAAACTCGGTTCCGGTGTGCGGAATCTGTATAAGTATACGAAAATTTATTCCGGCGGTGAACCCGAACTCATCGAGGGCGATGTGTTTAGGACGATTGTCCCTCTAAGGTCACTGCATAAATAA
- a CDS encoding glycoside hydrolase, translating into MTKSARLTIAIILVASFILLQACTSNETAPAFSEQRGSFSFSGNSFHVQYFGENNDMQIPVPEPVRQCLMTDDQEIEPFDVFVHPRVTAFVSGGNDDNAAAATVYSTVDEGKNWSGAALPKVREQQLDNNSAGNLFSSVSIGFTSASDGWIIGSLYHGMGNQENFVYISHDFGKSWEEVNNINDQYARVLLFGLFTTERIGFMCFRFELDTNPLPMYRTADGGMTWDAVAMPEIDMPEDSYYQFSALQPQGDTYRLLLSNPLSADDTATLISSDFGATWSIENEKR; encoded by the coding sequence GTGACCAAAAGCGCGCGCCTTACCATCGCCATTATACTTGTTGCATCGTTCATTTTACTGCAAGCCTGTACATCCAACGAGACTGCCCCTGCGTTTTCGGAGCAGCGCGGAAGCTTTTCGTTTTCGGGAAACAGCTTCCATGTGCAATATTTTGGCGAAAATAATGATATGCAAATTCCCGTTCCGGAACCTGTCAGGCAGTGTTTGATGACAGACGATCAGGAAATTGAGCCGTTCGACGTATTTGTCCACCCTCGCGTGACGGCTTTTGTGTCGGGTGGTAATGACGACAATGCTGCTGCCGCCACCGTGTACAGTACTGTGGACGAAGGGAAAAACTGGTCTGGAGCTGCCCTGCCAAAGGTTCGTGAACAGCAGCTAGATAATAATAGTGCGGGCAATCTTTTTTCTTCCGTATCGATAGGATTCACCTCTGCGTCCGACGGCTGGATAATTGGGAGTCTATACCACGGGATGGGAAACCAGGAAAACTTTGTCTATATTTCCCACGATTTTGGAAAATCATGGGAAGAAGTCAACAACATCAATGACCAATACGCGCGCGTTTTGCTTTTCGGGCTGTTCACAACCGAGCGCATCGGGTTTATGTGTTTCAGGTTTGAACTTGACACAAATCCTCTCCCGATGTACAGAACCGCGGACGGTGGGATGACATGGGACGCGGTTGCGATGCCCGAAATCGACATGCCGGAGGATTCATATTACCAGTTCTCCGCTCTTCAGCCCCAGGGTGATACATATAGGCTGCTTTTGTCGAATCCCCTCTCCGCAGACGACACTGCCACGTTGATCAGTTCTGATTTTGGCGCAACTTGGAGCATAGAGAATGAAAAAAGGTGA
- a CDS encoding DUF5050 domain-containing protein → MKIRAVSGCIVVCFILSIFGCTGYDDWAQPEDDPFFISNNILFGIVMVDAGPYVFFNGINHSGNLYYLDKETERITFNCMEPTCGHFALDQDTCTGALWLPMGSYYPKGNSIYVISQKMPGILQMYGQYRRDFYPLGITVPKNGYYAIYRDCLVIYAANPQENSGMFSFYELETYDLKTTLTVEGTNLLYWFVYDEILYYVNMAMDLYKGPIAGGEAVLLDTKVERIAIDGENLYYRKRTNPGGLFRLGLNGGAPLLLIEGVDAFGVGTEHIYYTRYGDSAGRGFLSDKEGNNEKMFLEDLMYPYFYVFSNYDKIVVQDGQHDGIFLADLDGSNVKLIPLPVVEE, encoded by the coding sequence ATGAAAATTCGGGCGGTATCTGGTTGCATAGTTGTATGTTTTATACTTTCGATTTTCGGTTGCACGGGATATGACGATTGGGCGCAGCCAGAGGATGATCCTTTTTTTATTAGCAACAACATATTGTTTGGAATTGTCATGGTTGATGCAGGCCCGTATGTGTTCTTCAATGGAATCAATCATAGCGGCAATCTATACTACTTAGATAAAGAGACGGAACGCATTACGTTTAACTGCATGGAACCTACATGCGGTCATTTTGCGCTCGATCAAGATACCTGCACGGGCGCGCTATGGCTGCCTATGGGTTCGTACTATCCCAAGGGAAATTCAATCTATGTAATTTCGCAAAAGATGCCCGGTATCCTTCAGATGTATGGGCAGTATCGGCGTGATTTTTATCCTTTGGGTATCACCGTTCCTAAAAACGGATATTACGCTATTTATAGGGATTGTCTTGTCATTTATGCCGCCAATCCGCAAGAAAATAGCGGGATGTTTTCCTTTTATGAGCTGGAAACATATGATCTGAAAACCACATTGACTGTCGAGGGAACAAATCTTTTGTATTGGTTTGTGTATGACGAAATCCTCTACTATGTCAATATGGCTATGGATCTATATAAAGGACCCATAGCGGGCGGGGAAGCCGTTTTGTTGGATACAAAAGTGGAGCGGATAGCCATAGATGGGGAGAATCTGTACTATAGAAAAAGAACGAACCCGGGCGGCCTGTTCCGCCTTGGCCTGAACGGCGGTGCTCCGTTGCTCCTGATAGAAGGCGTGGACGCCTTTGGTGTGGGGACGGAGCATATCTATTATACACGGTACGGCGATTCTGCCGGGCGGGGTTTTCTTTCGGACAAAGAAGGAAACAATGAGAAGATGTTCTTGGAAGACCTCATGTACCCGTACTTTTATGTCTTCTCAAACTATGACAAAATTGTTGTGCAAGACGGGCAGCATGACGGTATCTTCCTGGCCGATTTGGATGGATCAAATGTAAAATTGATTCCCTTGCCCGTCGTGGAGGAATGA